AGGCACAGCAACATTCAGGCGAAGTTTTTCTTTCTTTTGCTGCTCATATACCTGAATGAGAAACCAATATTGCGTGTACATATTCGGGTCGAGAAAATATATCGCTTCTTCTACCGGAAACATTCCGACCATCGCTTCTTTCTCGTACAACTTGAAGAACTTATTATCGTTGCTCGCACGCCACGACGGAAAACCGTTCAGCGTTTGCTCATAACTTTCCAACGAACTGTTCTGATAGATTATCTTGGCTACTCGTCGTTCTTCTTTCGCTCCGACAGATCGAATGTCGTCGCTATAACTTTCGCCCTGGACTACTTCGTATTCGTCCGTCTCGATCTTTTGGTCACCACTAAAGATTGCATAGATACCTTCAATGGTCTCCTGTCCTCTGCTTATTGCAGATGTGAGGGTCAGGAAAACGACTATTACTAAAAAATAAGTGAACGTTTTCATAACGCACCTCAAATGGTTTGAGACACAGTTGTTTGGTTATGAAAAGACAAGGGTTATGCCACATGAATGAATTTGGTATTGTGTTTCTCGGAGAATTTGGTAGGTCACGCGCGAAAAGCACATGGTATTTATCAGGGGTGAAAGATTCTTCTCAGGAGTGAAAGGATGGCGTATCAAGTTACAGAGTTTGGCTCATTCAAAAAACCTGTATTGTATTTTCTTTGTGACTCCGCGTCTCTGTTGTAAACTACCGTTCTGACCATCTATGACGATTTCAACGTAGCGAAGGAGGTGAAATGCAGCATAGCCCGAAGCAACTAAGAGTGCAGAGTATATATCACTGGACGATACAGCGACCCATTGATATCATTTTCTTGCTATTACCATCGTAGTACATATTACTTTGTTTTCAAGAACCTCGTTTTCTTCTTCTTGTTCTTTAATATAGTTTTCGAATAATTTCTTTTTGTCGGGATAAATATCAATTAATTCCAGACAACGTTTCTTCAAATTTTCGAAAATAATGCCATCAGAATTTTTTACATCCTCATTCTTGCTGATGACTTCATCTATTACGTGCATGTTGGATACATCAATCTGTTTGAGTATTTCTTCCTTTTTTAGCATCACCGGGTGTTTGTAATCGCTTTGACCATCAATATAGCCATCATCAATAATAATAATTCCAAAATCACTAAGGCATGTTGAAATTGTTGTCAATGTAGTATGATAATCTCCAATGACAGGTCCGATAGCGCCAAGAATTATAATGTCAAAAACCGGTAACGTATTTATTTTTTCTCTGATATCTCCAACTTCAAATCTACAGAGATGTTCAACCCGATATTCTTTTGCTTTATTCTTTGCCTCCACAATAAACTCAGGTATTGCGTCAATTCCATAGCATTGACAACCCAACCTGTGTGCTACTTTTATAGAAACCGCACCTTTCCCACAGCCTAAATCTAGAACACGTAAAAGATTACATGTTGTAAAATGTTTCCCAATTAATTTTATGATAGTTTCAGGGTCAGCGCCAATTTCCCAAAGGTCTTGTAAAATATATGGTAAGAATGGAAAAAGTTCTTGAGCAGAACCATCCATTGATGCTACGACGCTTTCTTCAATTGATTTCATGTGCTAGCCTTAATCTTTGTCTCACTCGTTCGCTCAACTCTCTCTGTTAGATGCACCTCCCTCAACCCCCGAATAGCGTTGGAGATGTAAATGGAATCTGCCCGTTTCAAATCTTCAACAAACAATACTCGTTCTGTTACATTTGGTAACTTCTCAAGCAAGTACTGACGATACACTCCGTTCAGCAATCCACACTCGATTGGAGGAGTATACAATACATCTCCTTTTTTAATGAACACGTTGCTGATACATCCTTCCGTCACTTCATTCTTTTCATTGAGGAAAATGAGATCGGCAAGCCCTTCATCCTTCGCTTTCTCAAACCACTTGTCGTATGTTGTTCTGTTCGTGGTTTTGTGAAAGAGGAACCTATCAGCAGAATTCGTACGCTCAAAAGCAATCGCCACAACGTTATTGTTTGATGTTTCAATCTGAATGATAGAACTTTCAATCTCAATCTCCCCCGAACGACTTACCAATAAGCGGACTTTGTAACTCTGTAATTTCTG
This region of Ignavibacteriota bacterium genomic DNA includes:
- a CDS encoding class I SAM-dependent methyltransferase, with amino-acid sequence MKSIEESVVASMDGSAQELFPFLPYILQDLWEIGADPETIIKLIGKHFTTCNLLRVLDLGCGKGAVSIKVAHRLGCQCYGIDAIPEFIVEAKNKAKEYRVEHLCRFEVGDIREKINTLPVFDIIILGAIGPVIGDYHTTLTTISTCLSDFGIIIIDDGYIDGQSDYKHPVMLKKEEILKQIDVSNMHVIDEVISKNEDVKNSDGIIFENLKKRCLELIDIYPDKKKLFENYIKEQEEENEVLENKVICTTMVIARK